GCGGGCACTTGCGGTTCACGACTCTCCCTGGAGGCCGCCATGAAGCGCCGCATTCTTCTCGTGGACGACGATCTCACCGTCCTGCTCACCCTGAAGGCAGTGCTGGAGAGCAGCGGCTTCGAAGTCGAGACCGCGGCTTCGGTCCCCGACGCCCTGCGCCAGATGAAGCAGCATGCCTACCACCTGGTCATCACCGACATGAAGATGGAGCAGGACGAGTCCGGCTACGAGGTGGTGCACGCCGCCCAGCAGCAGCCCTACCAGCCGGCCACCGCGGTGCTCACCGCCTTCCCCGACCTGGGCGGCTCCTGGCGGCACGCCGGCGCCCACACCATGCTGGTCAAGCCGGTGAACGCGCGCGATC
This genomic interval from Terriglobales bacterium contains the following:
- a CDS encoding response regulator, which encodes MKRRILLVDDDLTVLLTLKAVLESSGFEVETAASVPDALRQMKQHAYHLVITDMKMEQDESGYEVVHAAQQQPYQPATAVLTAFPDLGGSWRHAGAHTMLVKPVNARDLLRQIEVLLIRHEDEKHRPHKAAEEPGRPGASRRIS